The genomic region gtttctggctagcttcttggaggattacagatttgaggtaaataatacttttttagtGTCCAGATGCAGTCATTTATGTTGTCTAAATGCAATTTGTCTCTTATAACAATGTTATTTTTCTGAATAATGTAATTTAATTGACTGGTAGGTAGTCACTAACTATTTGTAGCATGTGTTCCTCTGTTTATTGATATTTGCATGGTGTGTATGTGTTAAGCTGTTAAGTAATTAATGTTGATATTATCCAAAGGGTTTTTAACTGAAATGTTAAATGTTGGTGTCTCGATCTCAGACATTTGCGCTCATATTTGTAAATAGTATTTCAAAAATGGCAGAATCAAACAGTATTGGAATAGTGACTTGTATTTTGCATCTAGAAGTGTAAGAATTTTAGAAGAATGCTATTTCATCAGTCAAATGTTGCACTGTTTGATAAGACAGGGTAAAGAAAACCACCATTTTAATGAGTTTAGTTGTGAGTTTGACATTTTACCACAAGAAGTCACTATAATACTATACGTTATCAAACAGGGTTGTGCTGAAAATCAAATGAACCACAGCCAAATTAATTATTTGCAACTAAGAGTAAGATTAAAAAATACATGTATAACTTATTTCTTGATAAAATACattctaaaatgtaaatatatgtgATTTCTGAGTATGTAGTGCATGTATCTTTTTAAGGCCCAAAGCAGacgtttttatatcaatatcaaatcatttctgggtaacaattaagtaccttactgtaatagattATGATGAAAATggtcaaaaatgtattttttgcaaaaaaaactttctcaagcaataattttgctaggactgtctgggagtggtcagTGTGGAGGGGAAATTAAAACTAGCTGGTATTGGCACTCTCTTTGTCGTTGGTCTATAAACCAATTTACACATGGTGATGTCGCCATGGATAGCCAAAACTCTCTcccatgcaaacctgctgattagaaggtgCTGTATAGATGTGAGAAACTCTCTTTTCATGGCACTTCAATATCGAAGTGaatttttcgtagcaggttaggaaactgaggttaaggttaggaaaagggttagggttagtgaaaaTGCTCTCCAAATCTACGAAAATTACTTTGCATTGAAGTGCTGTGAAAAGAATGTGTCCCTGCTCAGgtgttgcatgcatcaaccaatggttgtgtgCCAAGTCATCCATTGTGTCATCGACtgacagattgctataacatatgatgtggttagctgacacacaaaatacctatccaggcagTATAAGATCTGGCAAGTGTCAGCAAGGCCTGGGCAGAGGAACATGCTCCGTATTTTCAACCAGAACTATCAGGAAGCAACCCCGATCACATTTTTGTAAAACAcatttacagtgttagtttcataagctgttgtacaatatgaaaTACAATTATTTTGACTTCACAAGGCTTTTAAATGTAGGCAAACAAGTTTTCAGCATTCAAACTCATCTACCCAGCcagattcagcaccatggacagtgaaGATCAGAATACCTGCGATCTGACGATTAGAACAACAGTGCTATTTTAAGTGATTTTCAAGACACCCAAAGTCAATTTAAAtccacaacaaaatctgcaggaTAAAAAGCAATATAATCAAACATTCAAATAAGTAAACAGGCTATATTAAAGTGCACTAAACATagagacagactaaccatggagaacactaaacatgatgacagattaaccagGGAAGTGAATTTAACAGAGGTTTAAGCTAAAACAACAGAATCTGGGTAAATCTGTGTGAAGAGGTGTGGCTTTAGTGTGGATTTGAATAGTACACAAGTAGGCCAACGCTATTTTTGCACTGTAAAACTTTTTTTAAGTGTTATGTTTTCCCAGATTCATAGTGTTATGCTCACAGCTTGCTCACAGTTTGCTCACAGCATCACATGATGACGTGGGCAACATAAACACTTAAACTCTGTGGATTAAAGTTAATAGtaatcaaaactaatttcaccACGAAAGGAAGTGCAATCGAAATGAATGAAGAAGACAAGGTCATTCCAGTGAGTTAATAAAATGACAAGGTGTTGCCTGTCAGCGTTGTAGACTACTGCCTCACAAGCCCGGGCTTTAGTGGCACTGGCATACGCGCTTGCCTCTGCACTGAAGGAGCCACCGAACGCGTCCGCGTTGCAGCTCTCACTTTCTCCCGCTACAGTATGTCCTACAATGACATATTTGGTGGGGATTTGCAGCCAACAATAGGATTGGATTGGGACTAAATCAATGAATAAAACGATATTGAAATGAATATTATTAACAAATATTTCCCAGAAGATTTTGGGTTCAACCTAAGGCTGACTAGGACAGATCAATCAACTTGATCCGACACAGTCAGCCTACATGTCATACGTAAGTAAACCCACAAGAGAGACAATATTGCAAAGGCAGGAAGGACCATGTTCGATGGAAGGCGTAGGGGTAGGCAATCGAAAACGTTTGACGGGGAAATTTCTGTCAATATTAGCTAGTCCTACTGAGTGGGCAAGTAACCTTTCCCGCGCTCTTCCTAAAAATACTATTTGTGATGTCATAAAGGTCTAACGTTCCATGACGTAGCATGTAGCCCTAAATTACAGTCCCTGCCTGCAATATTGTCCTCACTCTCGACCTGAACTCAACTTGAATGTAACCAACACAGACAAGGACATGCTTTTGAGATATAAAATAGCTTGAATGGATGAAGAAAAGGTCAGCTAAATTACTTCATACAATATTGGGGGAAAGTAAAAAGGGTAAAGCAATATAAGCGGATATTTCTTGTAAAAAGCTATAACATATTGTAAAGCAAATGTACCATTCTTTATAAAGTCACCAGCTTAGCTCTGAAATGGCTGTAGCTCTATTTATGATGTCCTCTGCACAGATCTACTCTGACATTGACATATTATTACTTATTGGAATGTCTGACCTTCAGGTAGCACAGAGGGAGGATGGTGATCCtcagagggaaggaaaggaagtTGTTGAGGAAGAACCGGTGGCCACGCCCAAAGAGGAGGCCAAGAAGGGAAGGAAGGTAAGATAGCACGAGTGACAGAGCACATAATAGGCCTACTGGGTTACACTCTGTACCTGATAGCAGCCATACCATAGATATCTATATATATCAGATAACAACATACGTAGTAGCTGTTTTCAAAACGTGTTTTAAGAGCTGTTTTGACCTGGCCCATAGCCTATTCATAAattgtctcagagtaggagtgcttatctaggatcagttttgcatttGTGATCATAATGAATACAATTATTTGGGCAAGTTTGAGCCCACACCTTATCTGATGAACTTTATGTATACGGGCCCTGGTGTTACATGTCTGCCATCATTTGAGATCTGgaatctgttctgttctatcctagGCAAAAAGTAAGAGGAGTGGCAAGAAGTCAAGGAAGCTGGGCACTGACAACGATGCAGGTCAGAGATTTACCTCTGTAGTACTACATTGTTTCTCTATTCTGTCTGTGATGTGCAGGTTGTGCTATCCATTTTCAATGaaactgtagtctactgtaatcAGTAAGAAAGGTCACATAGATAGCTTTATTCAAATAGGCCTATTCTAAAACCCTAAAACAATGAAATCAGAGTATTAAGAGATAAAACGTCTGATTTCTCTTTAGTCTCCAGGAATAAACACCTGGATAGAGGATCTGTAATTGAGCTCCTGGAGAAGAAAGCTGTTAAGGCTGCATTCGGCCCAGGCAACAAGGATGAAATGGAATACTCCTACCCAATCCTCATCTCATTCCTGCGCAATCTTACTGATGAGTATGTTAAAGGTTTTTCTGTAATGTTCAACATTTATGAAATATTGTGCAGTGGGAACTAAACACTAACTAAAACACGTATTTTAAATGTTCTAGGCAGTGGCAAGTGATCTACAAAGGACTAAAAAACCCTGTAAGTTTCCCTACCTGCCTTTGACCTTTGATGTGTCAATGATCTGTTGAATTCAGAGATTAGCCATCAAGTCATATTCTGTTATTCATGTTCATTTCTCTGTCAGACTTCATCAAACTTTGAATTCAGTCACAGACAAGAATAACAATGTTGATCAAATGCATTCTGTTCGGTCTAGAATACTTGACATCACAGTTCCATTGAAAAGACTGtttttgttctgtttgttcaaAACAGATGACGAAGGAACAGCTTGCCAAATTGTGCAAGACAATTGTAACCTTCATCGCACAGACCACCCTGCAGATCCTGCTGCCAGCCCTGGCCCGCGTACTTGGGGTAAAGGACTTTGCTGACGacgacactgactcacccaagaGGGGTGGCAGTGCAAGATCATTTGCTGCCTTTGATCAGGAAAGACTGGAGCTCATCCAGGAAGTTAGATATCTGGCGAAGAAAATGTATAAGGGCGGCACAGGGGCTCAACATCTCAGGTCCCTAACACCCTCTTCTAAGAGGTATGTTCCCCTTAAGGTTTTCATGTATGGATTTCACCAAGATCATCTATCCCAGTGTTAGCCAATGCAATTCACTCTATCTGATGTAGTACAAAATGTAATGTATCAGCCTTTATGAGCATGTAAAGCGATCAAAAGGACATGTAGATATTTAGAATACTAAAATTACAACGCTTGACCGATTTGCCAAGTTAAGACAGGAATTATCATGCTTTGCTTGTTCGTTTTAAAGTTCCCAGACCTCAGTGAAAGTCCACCTGGGAATGACAGAGGACAGAATCATCAAAAGTGTCCAGGAGCAACTGTCTGATCATAATATCCTGTCCTCTTGCCCACCTGAGCTGACTGTTGGTCTTATCAAGGTGGTGGTCGAACAGCTTAACTCTGCCCTCTCTGCGACCTTCAGCAGAGCCATTTCAGGGCAGTCCTCCCCTATTTCTTCTGGTAACCAGGCCGCTGAACAAATGGTCAACATGGTCCAGAAATGTTTTGATGATCACGCCACTCCAGAGGACCAGAGCTCCACCTCTGTATTAGAGTCATGCATTCCACCTGCAACAGAAGAGGTGATGACTGTTATTGCAGAGATGGTGGGTGAATTGGAAAAAAGATCCGGAATTGGTTAACGTTTTTCGAGAAGTGGCTGTGAAAGTTAAAATGTTGGCATCTGGCAGTGACCTTGTAGTGGAGCACCTGGATGTTGAAGACGACTCTCCTGTTCCAGAGGAGCTGAACATAATGTGTACATCTTGCAAAGCAATGATGCAAAATCTTGGCACTCTGTTTAGTGTGAAGTTCAAGACCAAAGCTTCAAAGGCTATGAGTGAAATTCTTGTGAGAAGGTTAATGAGCGATATCTCTGGTATGGTTCAACCTTCTCATTCGTTTAGTACCACTTCAAGCTTGATGAATGCATCTCGCCCATCTGACAGGATCCTTGATTCTGCGGCCACTGAGCTCATACAGACCAAAGTAGAATCTGAGGCATCAAAAATAATTGATAACTTTGTTGAAGATGTCAAGGACATTGTGCAGTATGCTGAATTAGATCAGCCAACAAGCACCCAGAGAGATACCCAAGTGGGACACTGTACGACAAAGCGGAAACCCTTCCATGCAGCTCGTAGACTCTGCGAGAGACTTCAGGCAAAGCTGGAGACATTGTTCCTCAGAATGGGTGGAGCTCCAGTCCAAGGGGAAGAACTTATGGAAAAAGCTGACTCCAGTGCTGTGCTTCTGGAACATAATGACTCCAGTGATCTGCCTGTTTCAATCCTGAGCTTGCCTTCCCCATGTAGGAGTGAATCCCCTATATCAGAACGTAGTTCATCTTCTTTATCTGATGGATGTGATTCAACTGACTCTGTAGGAGAAAAACACCAGAGCAACCTGAAACCAGTAAGAGTGAGGCAATACTGCAAGTGGTCAACTCAACAGGACTTGGTTCTCTCCGTAAATGCCAAAGTGAGAACTCTCAACcattactgtctctctgtgattcCAACATGGTGCCCTGCACCAAAGAGGTCTTGTCCCAGATTGTGACCATGTATAGGTCAGAGGTGGCAGATTTGGAATGCACATCATCTGTTGCAGAGGGTTCCTCTTACAACTCCCTTGAAGTCTGTGGCTTTTTGGACAGTGTTATGTCTTATCTAGAAGACATGCCTGTGTCTGGTTCTTCATGGTTGGAAGGATTAAGAGATACTCCAGCCTCAGTCATTGAGAAACTCTCCAGTGAGGAGTTCCAGATGAACGCTACCAACGAAGTGCGAAAAATACTGCTCAAATCAGTCAGTAGCTTTCCCAACAAAGTCAGTTCCAGCCAGACAGATTCTCAGATGTTGCCAGCAAAATCAACAATTTCCTTAAGGCATACAGATATAACTGCTTTTGAAATCGTTGGATCAATTAGAAATGACATAAAGAGCCTTTTCCCACCCACAGAGTATTCTACTACTCTATGGCAGGCAGACTCTATGCTTCAACAGAGTGATGAGAAAACCTCAGAGTACACTGAGGCCACACCCAAAGGCTCACAGTCTGGTTTGGAAGTATCTGAGAAGAAGATCTGGACAACTGCAAAGACTATTTACCACAATGTGAAGACAAAGATGAGGAATTATTTTACATGGCAAAATCAAGTcaaagcaacaacggctcaagcCAAAAAGAGCCTCAGCCATATTCTGGTTTCAATTCAGAAAGAGCTGTCAAAATCTGACCAAACGGTGACTGCGCTTTCACAAATAGAGAATGTGGTTGGAATGATGCTGAAGGATGTTGAAAGGGTAAGCAGTGAATGTGGTGAGGAACAGATCTATCAAGCGCCACAGCGTTCTTCCTCCTCGTTGTCATCCTCATCTGCCAGATCAAAGAAGTCAGAGTGGGAATTTTCACTCCCTGGCACTCCCATCTCTTCTGATTTACCAGAGAGTATTACTCAGCCCATTGTGAGATGCTCAGTCATCGACATGGGCAAATCTACTAAGCCAAAAACATTGGTGTGTGATGCCAGGGAAAGCATGTCTGCAATAGTGGATACCATCATAAAGGAGGTACAtccagaggaagaaggggaggttGCATTCCACCCTGATCTAACAGCTGTAATAGCAAGACTGGAGGAGCTCATATCTCAGGGTAGGATTGGTGCTCTCTCACGTGATCTTACTCACCAAGTCAACCGCATCATTTCTGAGAGCAACTTGACCCCTCTGGTTCTGACAGTGGCGGCTGGAAAGAGTGCATCCGATACAGTCCTTACTGAGCTGAAGAGGAATGACAAGACGGTGGGGAAGCCCACAGCTTACAAGCTGGTTCAGCTTTTGCAGAGGAGTCTGTGAAGCGCCTCTTGCTTCCTAGCCTTGTGCCCTCTACAGCTTCAATGAGTTTGGCTCAGGGAGTTAGTGTGCCGGCTAGCGTATCTGAAGATAGGATTTCATGTTCTTTTTCTACATCAGCATTTAGTGACACAGTCAGCCTGTTTACCAAAGTAATGGTAAGCCAGGTCATGGACTCTGTGGTTTCTGATGCACAAAGCAGAGGGTCATCTCCAACCGGAACTGTAACTGATATAGGCAGTCTACTGAGTGGTAAGTCCTACCCTCTGCCATCTTTGTCCGCCATCAGCATGACAACAAGTGGGACCTCCAATGCTGCACGAGGCTTTGAGGCCAACATAGATGCTGAGGAAAGGGATACCATCAGTTGTTTCGGTGTACCTCAGAGCATTGTTTGTGATCAGAATTCAACCAGCCCGGATGTTGCCTCGCTTTCAACCCCATCCACTGACAACTTAGTCGGTGATGATGACTTCACCGGCCTCATCAGCATGTTAGTGGTGAGACTTCTGTCAAAAATCCAAACCCAAACGGATCTGTACCCAACTGACGTCACACGCACGTCACAAGACCTGATTCCAAAAGTTATAGCTGCCTTCTGTGCATGCTCAGGCTGCTCTGAGACCCAAGCTTATCCCAAGAACCTGAAGAGTCACAAAGTATACAGCACCGTCTACAAACATCTGTTGAAGGAGTTTGGCTCAGAGAAAATACTCCAACTGGCCGTGTCGACTCAGGACTCCACATTCAATAGGATTCTTGTGAAGTCATTGAGCAAGGAGCTTCTCCACAGTTGTAACGAGGCATCAAGAGCAGCCTCAAGAACATCTTTCGAAGCCACCAGGCCAGAAGCTCTTCTCATGGCTGAAGATGTGAAGGCTACCAGAGGGAAGCTGTCTTTCCTACAAAGGCTTGCCAGACTGAAATTCGACTTAAAGGTACATCACACTTATTTAAGTTAACAATTGTGTCAATGTGAGTAAACAATGTTATTTAGAGAAAATGTAAAACCATCCATTAATTCCAAAACCATTTATAAATCTTGTTTTGCTGGTGTGTAAGATGTGATCGTTATTACCGTGAGATTGTTCTGCTGTGACAGTTGTTTTGACATGTTTTTGTTTTAGCCATTCATGATGGGAAACAAGAAGGATTCCAAGAAgatggccctctcagcttgatatgtgttcagaatattatatttacgttttttatttaccaaaagcc from Oncorhynchus keta strain PuntledgeMale-10-30-2019 chromosome 18, Oket_V2, whole genome shotgun sequence harbors:
- the LOC127908716 gene encoding uncharacterized protein LOC127908716 isoform X2, with product MSYVAQREDGDPQREGKEVVEEEPVATPKEEAKKGRKAKSKRSGKKSRKLGTDNDAVSRNKHLDRGSVIELLEKKAVKAAFGPGNKDEMEYSYPILISFLRNLTDEQWQVIYKGLKNPMTKEQLAKLCKTIVTFIAQTTLQILLPALARVLGVKDFADDDTDSPKRGGSARSFAAFDQERLELIQEVRYLAKKMYKGGTGAQHLRSLTPSSKSSQTSVKVHLGMTEDRIIKSVQEQLSDHNILSSCPPELTVGLIKVVVEQLNSALSATFSRAISGQSSPISSGNQAAEQMVNMVQKCFDDHATPEDQSSTSVLESCIPPATEEVMTVIAEMVGELEKRSGIG
- the LOC127908716 gene encoding uncharacterized protein LOC127908716 isoform X1; amino-acid sequence: MAVALFMMSSAQIYSDIDILLLIGMSDLQVAQREDGDPQREGKEVVEEEPVATPKEEAKKGRKAKSKRSGKKSRKLGTDNDAVSRNKHLDRGSVIELLEKKAVKAAFGPGNKDEMEYSYPILISFLRNLTDEQWQVIYKGLKNPMTKEQLAKLCKTIVTFIAQTTLQILLPALARVLGVKDFADDDTDSPKRGGSARSFAAFDQERLELIQEVRYLAKKMYKGGTGAQHLRSLTPSSKSSQTSVKVHLGMTEDRIIKSVQEQLSDHNILSSCPPELTVGLIKVVVEQLNSALSATFSRAISGQSSPISSGNQAAEQMVNMVQKCFDDHATPEDQSSTSVLESCIPPATEEVMTVIAEMVGELEKRSGIG